The genomic stretch TCCAGCAGCACGTCCAGGATCTGGCCGAGCTCCACCTGACCCATCGACACGTCGGGTTCCCCAGCGGCCGCGGGCGGGACGACGTCCAGCCGCACCCCGGCGGCGTCCGCGGTGGACGACCAGAACTCGACCCGATCGACCACGACCATGCGCGGCAGGCAGGTCCGCACCGTCGACCGCGCGGCCTCGGCCGACGACAGGGCCAGCAGGTCGTCCAGTACCTCGGCGAGCCGTTCGGACTCGGCCACCGCCTTCGCGTAGCCGGGCTGCGCTCCGGGGGCGAGCAGGCCGTCCAGTGCGTCGAGTCGCAACTGCAACGCGGCCAACGGGTTTCGTAGCTGATGTGCGGCATCGGCGACCAGCTGCCGCTGGGAGGTCACCGACCCGCGCACTGTCCGGGCCATCCGCTCGAACGTGCCGGACAGCGCCCGCAGCTCCGGCGGACCTCCTCCCAGCGGCTCCACGGGAGCCTGACCAGGCCCGGCCCGGAACGGCAACCCGGCGGCCAGCTCGGTGAGCTCGACGGTCAACCGCCGCAGCGGCCGCAGCACCCAGGCACTCACCGCCACGGCGAACGCCACCAGCGCGAGCAGGGCGACGACCCCGCCCGCAGCCACGATCGCCCAGACGCGGGTGATGTCGGCGCGGGCCGCCGCGGTGGACGCGGCCACCACCACCGCACCGCTGATGTCGGTGTCCGCGCCGATGGTCCGCGCGAACACCCGACGGTCCGGTCCGGTGGGGGTGATCCGGTCGTCCGGGGTCTGCGGCTGGTTGCGGACGGCCCCGGCGA from Nakamurella flava encodes the following:
- a CDS encoding sensor histidine kinase, whose product is MRARIVLVLTILGALTVIAFAVPLMLTQAESRTRQLVLTRESDLQRFAALAGSWATGGPSGSLFDELRAYEQLYGEPIAVVSTRGVAPFSVGLDLNDPDVAGAIAGAVRNQPQTPDDRITPTGPDRRVFARTIGADTDISGAVVVAASTAAARADITRVWAIVAAGGVVALLALVAFAVAVSAWVLRPLRRLTVELTELAAGLPFRAGPGQAPVEPLGGGPPELRALSGTFERMARTVRGSVTSQRQLVADAAHQLRNPLAALQLRLDALDGLLAPGAQPGYAKAVAESERLAEVLDDLLALSSAEAARSTVRTCLPRMVVVDRVEFWSSTADAAGVRLDVVPPAAAGEPDVSMGQVELGQILDVLLDNACRYAGAGASVQVSVETDAPDGRFVTVSVADTGRGVPPTELDRLTTRFYRGSTSAQSDGTRSRGTGLGLAIVEALVTSAGARMSIGPTPGGGLTIGVRIPAAVDPAGDRSAEVEVDSPATVAGAP